Within Actinoplanes sp. L3-i22, the genomic segment CTCGGAGGCGAGCACGACGACCGCCGCCCCGTCCCCGGTCGGGCAGCACATCAGCAGGGTGAGCGGGTCGGCGACCGGGCGGGCCGCGAGCACCTGCTCGACGGTGACCTCCTGGCGGTACTGCGCGAACGGGTTGAGCGCGCCGTGCCGGCGGGCCTTCACGCTGACCAGCGCCAGGTCCTCGACGGTGGCGTCGTTCTCGTACAGGTAGCGGGTGGCCCGCATCGCGTAGACCGCGGGCATCACGATGCCCTGCTTGACCTCGCGGTCCTCGGGGGAGAGCGGCAGGGTGCCGCCGCCGAACTGGGTGAGCTTCTCCACGCCGATGACCACGGCCACGTCGATCAGGCCCTGCGCGATCGCGGTCGTGGCCTCGTGCACCGCGGTGGCGCCGCTGGAGCAGGCGTTGTCCACGTTGACGGTGGGGACCGTGCCGAGCCCGATCTCCTTGGTGATCCGCTGGCCGGTCATCATGCCGCCGTAGGAGTGGCCGACGTAGACCGCGTCGACGTCGGACTTGCGCACCCCGGCGCGCTGCAGGGCGTCGATGAGCGGTGACACGGCCAGGCCCACGTAGGAGGAGCCGCGGTACTTGCCGAACGGGATCATCGAGGCGGAGATGACGTACACGTCTTCAGTCATGGGGGGTCCTTTTCGGTCAGGCGCCGGCGGACGGCGTGAAGAACCAGTCGTCGCCGTCGACGACGAGCTCGACGGGCGCGTCCGGCCGCAGCGGGGCCGGGCCCTCGCGCAGGTCGGCCAGCGTGCGCACGTCGTCGTCGAGGTCGACGTAGCCGACCGCGCGCACCCCGTCCCCGCCCACGTGCAGCCGGGTGAAGGAGTACAGGACGCCGGTGGCCGGCAGCGGGACGCGCGAGACGGCGCGGCTCACGCAGGTGCTGCACACGACCCGGGCGCCGATCATCGTCCGGCCGCAGTCGTCGCAGCGGGTGCCGACCAGGCGGCGGCCCACGTCGAAGGTGCCGAGCGGGTCGTCGCCGTCCAGGTCGGCGATCGGTGTGGAGACCGGAGCCTCGGGCGTGGTGCTCACGACGTACCCCCCAATTGTTTATCGGACGAGGCACGGGCGAGGGATCGGGTCGGGCACACGCTGATCGCCATGTCGATCTTGTCGTCGGGGTCGCCGTGGGCGTCGATGACGACCGCGACGTCGATGTCGTCGAGGTCGAACGTGTGCGGGGCGTAGAACGTGCACTGGCCCGAGCCCATGCAGCGATCCCGGTCGACGGTGATCTCCGGGTCCGCGCTCATCAGGCGAACTCCAGGTAGAGGTGGGTGTGGCCGCGGAACTTGTAGCTCTGCATCAGCTCCCAGTGGCGCTCCCCGGCCGGGCCGTGGTGCTGGTCCGAGATGGTGATCCGCTCGGTGCGCGCGAGCAGCCGCTGGATCGAGAAGACCGCCTCGGCGCGGGCCAGCGGCGCGCCCGGGCAGGTGTGGATGCCGCGGCCGAAGGCCAGGTGCTGGCGGGCGTTGGCGCGCTTGACGTCGAACGCGCCGGGGTCGTCGAAGACCCGCGCGTCGCGCCCGGCGGCCCCGTGCAGCAGCATCACCACCGTCCCGGGGGCGAGGTCGAGGCCGCCGATGCTGGTGGCGACCTTGGTGAGCCGGAACGAGCCGCGGATCGGCGCCTCGATGCGCAGCACCTCCTCGATGAACTTGGGCACCAGCGCGGGCTCGCGGCGCAGCAGGTCCTGCAGCTCGGGGTCCTCGGCGATCCGCGCCAGCGAGATGCCCAGCAGTTGCACGGTCGTCTCGTTGCCGGCCGCGAACAGGTTCGCGGCGATCCGGGCGACCTGGATCGGCTCGGGCAGCGAGCCGTCCGGGAAGGTGGCCAGGGCCATGCCGGTCAGGATGTCGCCGGCCGGGTCGGCCCGCCGCTCCTCGATCTGCCGCACGAAGTAGCCGTAGAGCCGCTCCAGGCTGTTGTGCCCGGTCTTCTTCAGCTCGAGGTTGCCCAGCATCGGCGCCTCGGTGGCCAGCTGATCGATCAGCATCAGGTGATCGGATTCGGGCACCCCGAGCAGGTCGGCGACCGCGAGGATCGCGTAGCGCTTGGCGTACCTCCAGATGAACTCGACCTCGCCGGCGGGCAGCAGCTCGTCCAGGAACCGGTCCGCGGTGCTGCGCAGGAACTCCTCGTTCTCCTTGAGCCGCTTCGGCGTGATCAGGCCCATCAGCAGCGCCCGGTGGTCGGTGTGCATCGGCGGGTCGAACGTGACGATCTGGTCGTTGGTCGGGAAGTGCTCCCGGTACCGCTCCAGCAGCTCGGTCAGGTCGTCGCCGACCAGCTCGACGGGCAGGTCGAGGACCGGGCCGCCGGTCCGGTTGATCGAGGAGTAGACCTCGGGCTGGTGGTAGACCTGCAGCGCCTCCTCGTAACCGGTGACGATGACGACCCCGTACTTCGACTCGCGCCACACCGGGTGGTTGGCCAGCATGTAGTCGAAATAGGGAGCCGAGTTCGCCGCCACGCCGGCGTCGGTGAAGTAGTCGATCTCCGCGATGCTCATCCGCTGCCCCTTCCTCATGAGCCTGCTGTTTCGCTGTAGCGAACGTCTGTCCTGTTATGCAGCGTGCTCAGGATGGTCCGCACGCTGCGGCAGTGTCAAGCCTCGCGGGCCGTTGACAGCAATGCGGGCCACATGAAGAATCCCGAACGTATTTCGTTGTAGAGTAACGGTGTTCGGTTTAAGGAGAAGCAGATGACCGAGGATCCGCTCGCCCCGTGGCTGCGTGCGATCGCCACGAAGCACGACGCCGAGCGTCACACCGCCGGAACGCAGTGCCGCGGCTCGGTCGCGCTGATCGACGAGGCGGCCCGCCTGCGCGGCGTCGCCGAGGTCCGCCTCGGAAAGGCGATCTCCCTCGAACGCGAGGTGGAGACCCGGCCCGCCCAGCTCGCCCGGCTCGCCGAGGCCGCCGCCGAGGAGAAACGGCAGTGGCAGGCGCTGGCCCAGGCCGAGCTCCCGGACGGCCACGGCTCGGTGGACCTGCAGGTCAAGGTCGGTCTCTACGGCCGCTCGGCGCACGGCGGCGACGTCATCTCCTACGACGCCCACGGCGTGCACAACACCCACATGGACGGCCTGGCCCACCTCGGCACCGACGCCACCTGGCACGGCCCGATCCCGGTCGAGAACTCCCGGACCGACGAGGACACCATCGTCAACTGGGCCCAGCACGGCATCGCCACCCGCGCCGTCCTGCTGGACATCCCCGCGGCTCGCGGCACGGACTGGGTCACCGCCGACCAGCCGGTCACCGCCGACGACCTGGACGCCGCCCTGACAGTCCCCCTCGAACCCGGCGACGCCCTGCTCATCTACCAGGGCCGCGACCGCTTCGAAGCGGCCGGCCACCGCTACACCCCGGGCGCGGTCTTCCAGGCCCGCCCCGGCATCGGCGAATCCGGCGCCAAGTGGATCGCCGCCCACGATCCGGGCGTCGTCCTCTGGGACTTCCACGACGCCCGCAGCAACCCCCGATTCGCCCTGGAGGTC encodes:
- a CDS encoding thiolase family protein, whose product is MTEDVYVISASMIPFGKYRGSSYVGLAVSPLIDALQRAGVRKSDVDAVYVGHSYGGMMTGQRITKEIGLGTVPTVNVDNACSSGATAVHEATTAIAQGLIDVAVVIGVEKLTQFGGGTLPLSPEDREVKQGIVMPAVYAMRATRYLYENDATVEDLALVSVKARRHGALNPFAQYRQEVTVEQVLAARPVADPLTLLMCCPTGDGAAVVVLASERARNRLDAGRAARVAASVLHSGQVEEGFRDMTKPEITYQSARDAYAQAGIEPHDLDMIEFHDAFSIAELVYYEAFGLTAKQSAASLLREGRTTFGGDVVVNPSGGLLAKGHPVGASGVAQVAEAFWQLTGQAGARQVDDARWAATHVTGGGTAGLDHGACTIHIFEAA
- a CDS encoding Zn-ribbon domain-containing OB-fold protein gives rise to the protein MSTTPEAPVSTPIADLDGDDPLGTFDVGRRLVGTRCDDCGRTMIGARVVCSTCVSRAVSRVPLPATGVLYSFTRLHVGGDGVRAVGYVDLDDDVRTLADLREGPAPLRPDAPVELVVDGDDWFFTPSAGA
- a CDS encoding ferredoxin: MSADPEITVDRDRCMGSGQCTFYAPHTFDLDDIDVAVVIDAHGDPDDKIDMAISVCPTRSLARASSDKQLGGTS
- a CDS encoding cytochrome P450, producing MSIAEIDYFTDAGVAANSAPYFDYMLANHPVWRESKYGVVIVTGYEEALQVYHQPEVYSSINRTGGPVLDLPVELVGDDLTELLERYREHFPTNDQIVTFDPPMHTDHRALLMGLITPKRLKENEEFLRSTADRFLDELLPAGEVEFIWRYAKRYAILAVADLLGVPESDHLMLIDQLATEAPMLGNLELKKTGHNSLERLYGYFVRQIEERRADPAGDILTGMALATFPDGSLPEPIQVARIAANLFAAGNETTVQLLGISLARIAEDPELQDLLRREPALVPKFIEEVLRIEAPIRGSFRLTKVATSIGGLDLAPGTVVMLLHGAAGRDARVFDDPGAFDVKRANARQHLAFGRGIHTCPGAPLARAEAVFSIQRLLARTERITISDQHHGPAGERHWELMQSYKFRGHTHLYLEFA
- a CDS encoding cyclase family protein, producing the protein MTEDPLAPWLRAIATKHDAERHTAGTQCRGSVALIDEAARLRGVAEVRLGKAISLEREVETRPAQLARLAEAAAEEKRQWQALAQAELPDGHGSVDLQVKVGLYGRSAHGGDVISYDAHGVHNTHMDGLAHLGTDATWHGPIPVENSRTDEDTIVNWAQHGIATRAVLLDIPAARGTDWVTADQPVTADDLDAALTVPLEPGDALLIYQGRDRFEAAGHRYTPGAVFQARPGIGESGAKWIAAHDPGVVLWDFHDARSNPRFALEVHSLIFAIGLCLIDNSLLGPAAAALRSAGTATGLLVAAPTAIHRSTGVLINPLLLY